Below is a genomic region from Neovison vison isolate M4711 chromosome 9, ASM_NN_V1, whole genome shotgun sequence.
aaggccccagagccccgtCCAGAACCACGGGCCCCCGCCAGGAAATGAGGAGGGCTGACCACACCTTTCAGGTGAACTGGTTCGGAAGGGAGATTACCTGCCAACCACCGTTCGTAAAAATGCATTGAGAAACACCCAGAAAGCCTTGGCGCAGGGGGCTTCCCAAgtgtccccacccacccccgggACTAGGAAGCCGCCCCAGACGACGAGGACAGTTGACAGAAAGGCAGTTTCACAGACAGCCCTCGCCCAGACTTCAAAACAGCCGAGAATGCCCTTCTCGAGCTCGAAGAATGCCTGGAATTCAGTGGCCTTTATCCAACATAAAGATCCCCAACTCGGTGCTGACTTAGTTCCCTATAGAAGAACCCCACAGCCTTGAGCACCGACAGCGCCCCGCATGTTAAAGGGAAGGGGGAGACCCTCGAAGGCTCTCGGGCGCTGGGGACCCAGATCGCGGCTCAGCGGGCAGCTCGGGCCCGCGGGCACCTCCGGGAGTGTGCAGTCCCGGGCTCCGGGCGGTGTGGGGTGTGCAGGCCCCGTGGCTGAGACCCGCCCGAGACTCCGCAGGCGATCCCCACCTGCTTGCAACTAACCCGCGCCGCCCTCCGCCCCAccgccccagctcctgcccccttAAAGCTGGCTGCGCCAACAGAAACCAGAGGCCCTTCTATCCTGGTTAAAGAGAAGCTCAACAGAAAGTGAAACGGTCGCAGTTCTTGGGGGAGAAGGCGCCAGTCCAGGTAGGAAAGAGACGGTGACCCCGGGGCACCTGGAGCTGCCCCAGGTGCGGGCTAAAACCCACTTCCAGACGATCCCCGAAGAGAAACCCTATGGTGCGCCGTCGTCCCCCGGGAGGACCCAACGCCAGAAGTCCGCTAAGCATCCCAGAGAGGAAAAAGTCGTGCCCAATAAAGTACACCCCGAATCcacagggaggtgggggtgcGGGCATCAGCTCGCATGTACTGTCGCTGCCCCTCAGCTCCGCTCGCACGCCGACCCAGGGCGCCGGTGCACCGCCAGACCCCGCAAGTCCCTCGCTCGCAGGGGCGCGACGGGTGGCGGCATCCCCGCGACGCCCGGGCCCTGGCGGCCGCGGGGCGGGCGCTCGAgggccggggaggggaggggcgggagggtaCTCGCCTGCGGGCTGGGGGCGGCCGCAGTCGCCGGGGTCCTGCGCAGGACGAGGGCGGGTCCCGGGGGCGCGCTCCGACGCGACGCCGGCTGCTGGGCGGGTGTCCCCTGCGCCGCCCGCGCTCGTCGCTGGTGGCGCCTGGCCGGGGCCGGAGTGCGGGACGCTGCCCAGGGAATGGGCGGGCACGACTGGCCTCGGTCGCCGCTCCTGTGTATTATTGTGGACTCGAGCTATTTCCTGTTTGGaggtttgggaggaaaaaaaatatatatccagggtgggggcagggggagtgggcggCGGACAGCCAGAGAGCGGCTGcccggaggggaggagggtgggctgCGGCCGTCACCGGCTTACTGGAGACCCCGAGGGTGCCAGGTGCGCCAGTCTGGGCCAAGAGACGAGGCTTACTGCAGCTGTACTTCGGGGTGTTGGCAACGACTTGGGTGGGGGGGCTCGCACGGGCCACCCAGCAGCGGGGCCGGACTGTGGCCGCAGGGACCACCTGGCCCCCAGCCCGGGCATccattccccttccccttcccttcgcTGCCAAACTGCCACTGTGCTTTCTTTCGGGCCAGGGGCAAAAGGGATTCGATGTGCTGCTTTATTCGTTCTCCCGTCGGCTTTCTGATCCCCTCCAGGGGTGTGGGCTAGGAAGGGGTTAGCCACACTCCCCTTCACAGGAGCACGGAAAGGATGGTTGGGGCCACTGTCGTACGTGCTTGGTGGCGCTGGGGTCTTTGTGCTTGGGCATGGGGTGAGAGGCAGGTTGTTCACTTCGGTGGAAAGTTAACTTTTACGATCAGCTTCCGTTCCCCTCCCCCGTGAACTTCACCCTTAGCCAGGATCACAGGGTCGGAGGCCCCAATCCGGAAATACCGGTTCCTCCCGCTGGGACAATAGGTGAGGGCGGGAGCGCTAACGCGAGAGCCTGCTTAGTCACCGCGGGAGCCCTGCTCAGCCTGGAAGGCGGCATCTTCCAGGGCCCCAGTCTGCAACGGGCCAGCAGGTGCTTCTTGCACTTAGTCACGTTGAAAATGCTGGGACGGTAatagggagttattgtttaatggatgCAGAGTTTCAATTTGGTCTGATGAAGAGGTTCTGGAGAGAGATCGTGCTGTTGGTTGCACATGTGAATGCACTTAACGCCACTGAATTgcatgcttaaaaatggttaaaatggggaGGCATTTTTGAGCTCGCCGAGTAGACACCATGAGCAAAGCTCATCCTCCCGAGCTGAAAAAATTTATGGACAAGAAATTATCATTGAAATTAAATGGTGGCAGACATGTTCAAGGAATATTGCGGGGGTTCGATCCATTTATGAATCTTGTGATAGAGGAATGTGTGGAGATGGCAACTAGTGGGCAACAGAACAATATTGGAATGGTGGTAATACGAGGAAATAGTATCATCATGTTAGAAGCCTTAGAACGAGTATAAACAATGGATGTGTTCATCAGAAGAATCAACTGCTTCCACATGTCCCCTCCATAGTACCTGTTTTACTACAATATAAAAATCAGATCATGTGCATTTTCATATTGAgcttttttgttaaataaacttttataatagccaaaaaaaaatggttaattttaccGTACATGTGTTTTACCACACACGCAAAGAAAAAACTCCTAGGTAAGTTCATTGAATACACCTTTGCATATGACTGCCAAACCCTCCTGCCCTCTGTCTCACCCAAACCTCTGCCAGAAGTACTGGAATGAATGACCATGCTTCTGATAAAGCTCAAGTTCATTTAGTCTAGACTTCTGAGGATACCTATTAGCAAGTTTTTCAAAAGTGAGTAGATTGAGCCTAAAGGATagtacactttttaaaagaaacagccGTTTTCCACGTAGGGGGAAATTATGTCAggtgaatttaaaacaattatttaacaACACATGCCTTAGGTATATACCCTAAGGAtgggaaatgttttttaaaagtttttaaaaaacccaaaactgctTTTCAGTAATGATAATGATAGTAAGAAGTAATTATGTTAATGGCCTTAAGAATCATGattttttagtataaaaaaatataaaatcaaagctgataagcaatatattttttaaagattttatttgacacagagagagaacacaagtaggtggggcagcagaggtagagggagaagcagaagcagacttcagctaagccaggagcccaatgtgagacacCGATGTGAGACAAGATCCTTAGGGATCTTgccctaagctaaaggcagatacttaaccaactgagccacacaggcgccccttagggtatacttttctttaaaaatgtatttccaggGTCACCTGTGtgattcagtcggttaagtgtccagcgcttgatttaggctcagatcatgatctcagggtcatgagatccagccccatgttaggctccatgctgagcatagagcctgcttaagattatggctcttgctctccctctacccctcccttcctgctcgctctctctctaattaaaaaaaaaaaaatccaagatctaGCTACTCAAAATGTCCACCAAACACTGACCAGCCTGGTAGGAGTAAGCACTCTAGGATTTCAGACTGTGATCTCTAAATATAATATTTCTCTAAAAGGAAATAGATCTACTTGgaaaagtggttgattttctgtcaGAAGCAAGAAATATCCAAAATAAGCCTGGAATATCTTGTCAGTTGAGGAACCAGGGAAGCTATCAGAAACACTCAGATTGACATCAAACAGAATCTGGAGCCAATCTGTGGAAGCATCCACCATCCACCGGCCAAAGTGGGATAAATTTTAAgctttgagaagaaaaataacgggactcctgggtggctcagttggttaagcgtctgcctttgctcagatcatgatcccagggccctgggactgagtcccacatcaggctcttggcttagcgggggcctgcttctccttctgcctgccactccttccTGTCCTGTGCTCTCTAtctgtcagatagataaataaaatctttttaaaaaagaagacaaataaccACAATGAATTGAAACATATCATACATGTATATATCCATAAGTCATGatgatagaaaaacagaaaaaaaaccacccaaTTACCTTTGCAGATGCAATAGAActaattcattattttgaaagcTGTTCAATTTTAAGAGAAGGAATTACACATTTCACTTGCCTTTTCTGGACTGTGTCAAACACATATGTACTACTTCAGATGCTCTTTGTCTTGTCTGTCTCTTACTCCAACCACTGCTGTAGCAAGAAGGTCTAGGTCGGCTCTATCCAGCTTCATGCAGGAACAACTGCATGTCTTGGTAAGgcagctgttttcttttctttctttcttttttttttttaaaggttttatttatttatttgacagagagagaccacaagtagacagagaggcaggcagagagagagagggaagcaggctccctgctgagcagagagcccgattcgggacttgatcccaggaccctgagatcatggcctgagccaaaggcagtggcttaacccactgagccacccaggcaccccaagacagcTGTTTTCATTACTGAGAATACACTCAtctcctccctcctaccccagtTCTTCTCTGTGAGCACCAGCGTGGGGATACCCTTGCATATACCACCCTGAAGTCAATGTTTTGTTGTCTAAGCTTCTACCAGCAAGGGGTAGAAGCTGATAtgtgaattttagtttttttcccccacaagatGAACTATCCTGAGATCCATATATATTGCTTCTCAGATATCAAGTCACATTGATCAAACAATCAGGTGCCTAAACCAATAGCCTGCTGGGTGAGTCTCCCTTCAgttggctttctctgcttctcccatccCTCGCTTTTTTCTACAGGATCACTTTCCCCAATAATGTCCATGACTCAAGGCTCTGCTTCCTGGGAAATCCAGGCTAAGACATGTACCAACTGTGTGTCAGGATGACTAAATAGTTGACAAAGAAATTATTCTAGCCAAGAAATAAGGATTGACAAAATTTGAATATCGGCATTTTCCAAAACACTTATAAAATATTGGATCAAGGCAATAGTCATCAATGGCCACGAACATCACAGGAAAGATCACCGGACATTATGTGCCATCTGATGGAAATATACACTACCACAAATGGCACATTCTTGCCAAAAAGGGCAAACCTGAGTCTGACCAACTTTCTAGATCCAACTACCAGTGTATAAGAATTactagagggacacctgggtggctcaatgggttaaagtccctgccttaagctcaggtcatgatctcagggtcctgggatagagtcctgcatcaggctttctgctcagcgggagcctgcttccccacccccacaccaccaccactacccccccgtccccacctgcctctctgcctatgatctctgtctgtcaaataagtaaataaaatcttaaaaaaaaaaaaaaaaaaaggaattactaGAAGAGAGGAATATGTTAAACAACACTACTATGAGGTACAATCAACAAAATCCAGAATCTGGGATATACAAGAAGCCAAATGATCCCTTTTCCTCAACAAGAACCAGCAAGGCATTAAAGACAAAAAGGGGAAGAAACCTACAGATGAAAAGATTTAAGTGATAGCGATGAGATTAACAATGTGTATTTCTTGTTTGGGCCCTGATTCAGAACAACcactaaaaaaatgaagaggtatTTGGGAAAAACTTAGTATTCcctaagttttaaaatgttttaatcacATGCCACTCTGATTTAATCTAGTGTAGGGGGTTGATGGTGCTACTACATGTGTTTggcatatcacacacacacacacacacacatctgaatTGAAATGAACATTTCACAGACTTGGATTTGGGATAATCTTTGAATGTGTTCAGGTAGAAAGAAAGGGACTCTGGCTGGCACAGCTGGTAACTGACATTATCTCGGTTTCTCCCACCCACTCTTTTCATTCCGGGTACACGCTGTACGGATTCCTTTGTGCTTTCTTGTAATCAACAAAACATTTTCAGTAATAAACATTTCCACTCTGAAGACTACACATTTCAAAATCTGCTCAGAGAAGCGAAAAGAGATGCCTCCATGGGCGCCAGGGGCAGTATCATGAAAAACAGGGCAAGAGCTCTGGGTTCTGACTTGGAGCTCAGCAGAGGTTTCCTCCCTGCACTGGCCCCAAGGCAGCCCCACAGAAACCATCTTGCCTTTCTGGGAGACAAAGCCCTATTCTGCCTCTCTAGACAGGGAGTTCTGTGTTCTACGTCCCGAGGCTCTGAACTAGATCCTGTGCTTCACCTGCAGGCTGGGCAGGCTGGGCAGGCAGGGTGATGGGGAAGAGGTCAAATCGCAGTCTGAAGTGGGGCAGTGGCCTTGATAAGTAAGACAGGTGTTTTCATTACTGGCAACAGGTGCACCACGGAGCCCAGAAAGAGCTTTGTTTCTCATCTTGACTTTGCTGTCTGCTGCCTATGTATGTTTGGTATTTCTGTCCAGTCTTATTATGAAATAATTGACCTGTATCactgtataaatttaaaatgcacaGCAGGATCACTTGATTTACATCTCCTGTGAAATAATGGCCACAGTAGGATCAGCTAACATCCATCACCCTATAtagataaaatacaaagaaaaggggATTCCCTGCCAGCTTATTCAGTGGAACAcgcgtgagttcaagccccttatgtgctgtagagtttacttaaaataaattctttattttctatttttaagattttattcatttttttaaagattttaatacattctttattttctatttttaatattttattcattttttaaaagattttatttatttatttgacagagagagatcacaagcaggcagagaggcaggcagagagagaggaggaagcaggctccccgttgagcagagagcccgatacggggctcaatcacaggaccctgagatcatgaccggagccgaaggcagcggcttaacccactgagccacccaggcgccccaagattttatttatttacacctCCTCCCCAGTTTTGCATTTAACTTCAGAGTTTTCACCCTTTGACCCAGGAACTCCATTTCTAGATATCTATGCCACCCCAACAAGTCATGAAAGAACTATACTCAAGAATGCTGATTCCTGTGTGCTGgaatagcaaaaaaataaaattaaatgcctTTAAAAGAATGGCTACGTAAAGAGTCCATACTACTTGTTTCATTGTCCTGTTTTGTAAGTCCAGCCTGTATTTCCCCTTACACAATGTTATTATTGTAATATTTGATCCATATGAAATATACATCTGGATTACGGTGAGAGAATCTAATAAACCCACCACACAATCAATAGAACGATAACCAGTATTT
It encodes:
- the LOC122917720 gene encoding small nuclear ribonucleoprotein G-like, producing the protein MSKAHPPELKKFMDKKLSLKLNGGRHVQGILRGFDPFMNLVIEECVEMATSGQQNNIGMVVIRGNSIIMLEALERV